A section of the Maylandia zebra isolate NMK-2024a linkage group LG8, Mzebra_GT3a, whole genome shotgun sequence genome encodes:
- the psmc5 gene encoding 26S proteasome regulatory subunit 8 isoform X2, with protein sequence MEVDGIDHMEMGESKGGSGLRQYYLSKIEELQLTVNEKSQNLRRLQAQRNELNAKVRLLREELQLLQEQGSYVGEVVRVMDKKKVLVKVHPEGKFVVDVDKNIDINDVTPNCRVALRNDSYTLHKILPNKVDPLVSLMMVEKVPDSTYEMIGGLDKQIKEIKEVIELPVKHPELFEALGIAQPKGVLLYGPPGTGKTLLARAVAHHTDCTFIRVSGSELVQKFIGEGARMVRELFVMAREHAPSIIFMDEIDSIGSSRLEGGSGGDSEVQRTMLELLNQLDGFEATKNIKVIMATNRIDILDSALLRPGRIDRKIEFPPPNEEARLDILKIHSRKMNLTRGINLRKIAELMPGASGAEVKGVCTEAGMYALRERRVHVTQEDFEMAVAKVMQKDSEKNMSIKKLWK encoded by the exons ATGGAGGTGGACGGAATTGATCAT ATGGAGATGGGGGAGAGTAAAGGTGGATCAGGTCTGCGGCAGTACTACTTATCTAAGATAGAAGAGTTGCAG ttGACTGTGAACGAGAAGAGTCAGAATCTCAGACGTCTGCAGGCACAGAGAAATGAGCTCAATGCCAAAG TGCGTCTCCTTCGTGAGGAGCTGCAGCTACTACAGGAACAGGGATCCTACGTGGGAGAGGTGGTGAGGGTCATGGACAAAAAGAAAGTGCTAGTTAAG GTGCATCCAGAGGGAAAGTTTGTGGTGGATGTGGACAAAAACATTGACATCAATGAT gtgacTCCAAACTGTCGTGTAGCTCTGCGTAACGACAGCTACACCTTGCACAAGATCCTTCCTAACAAGGTGGACCCTCTGGTGTCCCTCATGATGGTGGAGAAGGTGCCGGACTCCACCTATGAAATGATCGGCGGCCTGGATAAGCAGATCAAGGAGATCAAAGAAGTGATTGAGCTGCCCGTCAAACACCCTGAGCTGTTCGAGGCTTTAGGCATTGCCCAGCCCAAG GGTGTGCTGCTCTATGGCCCCCCAGGTACAGGGAAGACCCTCCTTGCCAGAGCTGTGGCCCATCACACTGACTGCACCTTCATCAGGGTGTCTGGATCAGAGCTGGTCCAGAAATTTATCGGAGAGG GTGCCCGTATGGTGCGAGAACTCTTTGTCATGGCAAGAGAGCATGCTCCGTCCATCATCTTCATGGATGAGATAGACTCCATCGGCTCATCTCGGCTGGAGGGAGGCTCAGGCGGGgacagtgaggtgcagaggaCGATGCTGGAGCTGCTCAATCAGCTGGATGGCTTCGAGGCAACCAAGAACATCAAG GTCATCATGGCCACTAACCGTATTGACATCTTGGACTCAGCTCTGCTCCGGCCAGGCAGGATTGACAGGAAGATCGAGTTTCCGCCTCCCAATGAAGAG GCCCGTCTGGATATCCTGAAGATCCACTCCAGGAAGATGAATCTGACTCGCGGCATTAACCTGAGGAAGATTGCAGAGTTGATGCCCGGAGCTTCTGGTGCTGAGGTTAAG GGCGTCTGCACAGAGGCAGGGATGTATGCTCTGAGAGAACGGAGAGTGCACGTCACTCAGGAGGACTTTGAGATGGCGGTGGCAAAG GTCATGCAGAAAGACAGTGAGAAGAACATGTCCATCAAGAAGCTTTGGAAGTAA
- the psmc5 gene encoding 26S proteasome regulatory subunit 8 isoform X1, protein MEVDGIDHQMEMGESKGGSGLRQYYLSKIEELQLTVNEKSQNLRRLQAQRNELNAKVRLLREELQLLQEQGSYVGEVVRVMDKKKVLVKVHPEGKFVVDVDKNIDINDVTPNCRVALRNDSYTLHKILPNKVDPLVSLMMVEKVPDSTYEMIGGLDKQIKEIKEVIELPVKHPELFEALGIAQPKGVLLYGPPGTGKTLLARAVAHHTDCTFIRVSGSELVQKFIGEGARMVRELFVMAREHAPSIIFMDEIDSIGSSRLEGGSGGDSEVQRTMLELLNQLDGFEATKNIKVIMATNRIDILDSALLRPGRIDRKIEFPPPNEEARLDILKIHSRKMNLTRGINLRKIAELMPGASGAEVKGVCTEAGMYALRERRVHVTQEDFEMAVAKVMQKDSEKNMSIKKLWK, encoded by the exons ATGGAGGTGGACGGAATTGATCAT CAGATGGAGATGGGGGAGAGTAAAGGTGGATCAGGTCTGCGGCAGTACTACTTATCTAAGATAGAAGAGTTGCAG ttGACTGTGAACGAGAAGAGTCAGAATCTCAGACGTCTGCAGGCACAGAGAAATGAGCTCAATGCCAAAG TGCGTCTCCTTCGTGAGGAGCTGCAGCTACTACAGGAACAGGGATCCTACGTGGGAGAGGTGGTGAGGGTCATGGACAAAAAGAAAGTGCTAGTTAAG GTGCATCCAGAGGGAAAGTTTGTGGTGGATGTGGACAAAAACATTGACATCAATGAT gtgacTCCAAACTGTCGTGTAGCTCTGCGTAACGACAGCTACACCTTGCACAAGATCCTTCCTAACAAGGTGGACCCTCTGGTGTCCCTCATGATGGTGGAGAAGGTGCCGGACTCCACCTATGAAATGATCGGCGGCCTGGATAAGCAGATCAAGGAGATCAAAGAAGTGATTGAGCTGCCCGTCAAACACCCTGAGCTGTTCGAGGCTTTAGGCATTGCCCAGCCCAAG GGTGTGCTGCTCTATGGCCCCCCAGGTACAGGGAAGACCCTCCTTGCCAGAGCTGTGGCCCATCACACTGACTGCACCTTCATCAGGGTGTCTGGATCAGAGCTGGTCCAGAAATTTATCGGAGAGG GTGCCCGTATGGTGCGAGAACTCTTTGTCATGGCAAGAGAGCATGCTCCGTCCATCATCTTCATGGATGAGATAGACTCCATCGGCTCATCTCGGCTGGAGGGAGGCTCAGGCGGGgacagtgaggtgcagaggaCGATGCTGGAGCTGCTCAATCAGCTGGATGGCTTCGAGGCAACCAAGAACATCAAG GTCATCATGGCCACTAACCGTATTGACATCTTGGACTCAGCTCTGCTCCGGCCAGGCAGGATTGACAGGAAGATCGAGTTTCCGCCTCCCAATGAAGAG GCCCGTCTGGATATCCTGAAGATCCACTCCAGGAAGATGAATCTGACTCGCGGCATTAACCTGAGGAAGATTGCAGAGTTGATGCCCGGAGCTTCTGGTGCTGAGGTTAAG GGCGTCTGCACAGAGGCAGGGATGTATGCTCTGAGAGAACGGAGAGTGCACGTCACTCAGGAGGACTTTGAGATGGCGGTGGCAAAG GTCATGCAGAAAGACAGTGAGAAGAACATGTCCATCAAGAAGCTTTGGAAGTAA
- the psmc5 gene encoding 26S proteasome regulatory subunit 8 isoform X3 — translation MTGSEQMEMGESKGGSGLRQYYLSKIEELQLTVNEKSQNLRRLQAQRNELNAKVRLLREELQLLQEQGSYVGEVVRVMDKKKVLVKVHPEGKFVVDVDKNIDINDVTPNCRVALRNDSYTLHKILPNKVDPLVSLMMVEKVPDSTYEMIGGLDKQIKEIKEVIELPVKHPELFEALGIAQPKGVLLYGPPGTGKTLLARAVAHHTDCTFIRVSGSELVQKFIGEGARMVRELFVMAREHAPSIIFMDEIDSIGSSRLEGGSGGDSEVQRTMLELLNQLDGFEATKNIKVIMATNRIDILDSALLRPGRIDRKIEFPPPNEEARLDILKIHSRKMNLTRGINLRKIAELMPGASGAEVKGVCTEAGMYALRERRVHVTQEDFEMAVAKVMQKDSEKNMSIKKLWK, via the exons ATGACTGGCAGCGAG CAGATGGAGATGGGGGAGAGTAAAGGTGGATCAGGTCTGCGGCAGTACTACTTATCTAAGATAGAAGAGTTGCAG ttGACTGTGAACGAGAAGAGTCAGAATCTCAGACGTCTGCAGGCACAGAGAAATGAGCTCAATGCCAAAG TGCGTCTCCTTCGTGAGGAGCTGCAGCTACTACAGGAACAGGGATCCTACGTGGGAGAGGTGGTGAGGGTCATGGACAAAAAGAAAGTGCTAGTTAAG GTGCATCCAGAGGGAAAGTTTGTGGTGGATGTGGACAAAAACATTGACATCAATGAT gtgacTCCAAACTGTCGTGTAGCTCTGCGTAACGACAGCTACACCTTGCACAAGATCCTTCCTAACAAGGTGGACCCTCTGGTGTCCCTCATGATGGTGGAGAAGGTGCCGGACTCCACCTATGAAATGATCGGCGGCCTGGATAAGCAGATCAAGGAGATCAAAGAAGTGATTGAGCTGCCCGTCAAACACCCTGAGCTGTTCGAGGCTTTAGGCATTGCCCAGCCCAAG GGTGTGCTGCTCTATGGCCCCCCAGGTACAGGGAAGACCCTCCTTGCCAGAGCTGTGGCCCATCACACTGACTGCACCTTCATCAGGGTGTCTGGATCAGAGCTGGTCCAGAAATTTATCGGAGAGG GTGCCCGTATGGTGCGAGAACTCTTTGTCATGGCAAGAGAGCATGCTCCGTCCATCATCTTCATGGATGAGATAGACTCCATCGGCTCATCTCGGCTGGAGGGAGGCTCAGGCGGGgacagtgaggtgcagaggaCGATGCTGGAGCTGCTCAATCAGCTGGATGGCTTCGAGGCAACCAAGAACATCAAG GTCATCATGGCCACTAACCGTATTGACATCTTGGACTCAGCTCTGCTCCGGCCAGGCAGGATTGACAGGAAGATCGAGTTTCCGCCTCCCAATGAAGAG GCCCGTCTGGATATCCTGAAGATCCACTCCAGGAAGATGAATCTGACTCGCGGCATTAACCTGAGGAAGATTGCAGAGTTGATGCCCGGAGCTTCTGGTGCTGAGGTTAAG GGCGTCTGCACAGAGGCAGGGATGTATGCTCTGAGAGAACGGAGAGTGCACGTCACTCAGGAGGACTTTGAGATGGCGGTGGCAAAG GTCATGCAGAAAGACAGTGAGAAGAACATGTCCATCAAGAAGCTTTGGAAGTAA
- the psmc5 gene encoding 26S proteasome regulatory subunit 8 isoform X4, whose protein sequence is MTGSEMEMGESKGGSGLRQYYLSKIEELQLTVNEKSQNLRRLQAQRNELNAKVRLLREELQLLQEQGSYVGEVVRVMDKKKVLVKVHPEGKFVVDVDKNIDINDVTPNCRVALRNDSYTLHKILPNKVDPLVSLMMVEKVPDSTYEMIGGLDKQIKEIKEVIELPVKHPELFEALGIAQPKGVLLYGPPGTGKTLLARAVAHHTDCTFIRVSGSELVQKFIGEGARMVRELFVMAREHAPSIIFMDEIDSIGSSRLEGGSGGDSEVQRTMLELLNQLDGFEATKNIKVIMATNRIDILDSALLRPGRIDRKIEFPPPNEEARLDILKIHSRKMNLTRGINLRKIAELMPGASGAEVKGVCTEAGMYALRERRVHVTQEDFEMAVAKVMQKDSEKNMSIKKLWK, encoded by the exons ATGACTGGCAGCGAG ATGGAGATGGGGGAGAGTAAAGGTGGATCAGGTCTGCGGCAGTACTACTTATCTAAGATAGAAGAGTTGCAG ttGACTGTGAACGAGAAGAGTCAGAATCTCAGACGTCTGCAGGCACAGAGAAATGAGCTCAATGCCAAAG TGCGTCTCCTTCGTGAGGAGCTGCAGCTACTACAGGAACAGGGATCCTACGTGGGAGAGGTGGTGAGGGTCATGGACAAAAAGAAAGTGCTAGTTAAG GTGCATCCAGAGGGAAAGTTTGTGGTGGATGTGGACAAAAACATTGACATCAATGAT gtgacTCCAAACTGTCGTGTAGCTCTGCGTAACGACAGCTACACCTTGCACAAGATCCTTCCTAACAAGGTGGACCCTCTGGTGTCCCTCATGATGGTGGAGAAGGTGCCGGACTCCACCTATGAAATGATCGGCGGCCTGGATAAGCAGATCAAGGAGATCAAAGAAGTGATTGAGCTGCCCGTCAAACACCCTGAGCTGTTCGAGGCTTTAGGCATTGCCCAGCCCAAG GGTGTGCTGCTCTATGGCCCCCCAGGTACAGGGAAGACCCTCCTTGCCAGAGCTGTGGCCCATCACACTGACTGCACCTTCATCAGGGTGTCTGGATCAGAGCTGGTCCAGAAATTTATCGGAGAGG GTGCCCGTATGGTGCGAGAACTCTTTGTCATGGCAAGAGAGCATGCTCCGTCCATCATCTTCATGGATGAGATAGACTCCATCGGCTCATCTCGGCTGGAGGGAGGCTCAGGCGGGgacagtgaggtgcagaggaCGATGCTGGAGCTGCTCAATCAGCTGGATGGCTTCGAGGCAACCAAGAACATCAAG GTCATCATGGCCACTAACCGTATTGACATCTTGGACTCAGCTCTGCTCCGGCCAGGCAGGATTGACAGGAAGATCGAGTTTCCGCCTCCCAATGAAGAG GCCCGTCTGGATATCCTGAAGATCCACTCCAGGAAGATGAATCTGACTCGCGGCATTAACCTGAGGAAGATTGCAGAGTTGATGCCCGGAGCTTCTGGTGCTGAGGTTAAG GGCGTCTGCACAGAGGCAGGGATGTATGCTCTGAGAGAACGGAGAGTGCACGTCACTCAGGAGGACTTTGAGATGGCGGTGGCAAAG GTCATGCAGAAAGACAGTGAGAAGAACATGTCCATCAAGAAGCTTTGGAAGTAA